The Priestia koreensis genomic interval AAGCTATTCTCCCAACTTATGACGCAATTCTCATTGATGAAGGACAAGATTTTGCAGGTGATTGGCTTCGTCTTGTGAGTCAGCTTCTTAATCCAGAAACCAGTTCTCTTCTACTTGTAGAAGACCGAGCGCAAAATATTTATAAAAGGAAACGGTCCTATCTGCAAGATACCGGATTGAGCTTTCAAGGCAGATCAAAGGTCCTCACCATTAACTATCGAAATACAGCGCAGGTTGTAAAGTTTGCTTGGGATTTTTATCGATCAAATTCCGCTCTTAAAAATAAAGTTGTCATGCGTGATCAAGAAGGGGAAATTATTGCTCCTCAAAGCACGAAGAGAAAAGGTCCGCAGCCTATTATTATCAAAGCGGAAACATTTCTTCATGAGGTAGCAGCCATCGGCTATCAAATAAAAAAATTGCATGAAACAAAGCATATTCCGTATTCAGAAATGCTTGTTTTATATCGAGTGAAGAATACGCATAAAGTGAACTATATCGATACGCTTAAGCGGGGATTAGAAAAACTTCATATTCCAACCTATTGGCTAACAGAGAATAATGAATCCAAGCGCCAGTTTAATCGGGAAGAGGAAACAGTCAAAATTAGTACGATTGACAGCAGCAAAGGTCTTGATTTTCAAGTTGTATTTATTATGAATATTGATAACATGCCATTTGCGCTTGAAAAAGACATTGAGCGTGAAGTAGCGCTACTCTATATCGGCATGACGCGTGCACGAGATTATTTATGCTTGTCCTATTCGGGAGAGTCAGCATTTACTACTTATTTAGAAGAGCAATCAGAAATTAAGCCTGTAGCAGTGAAGCAAAAGGTGAGTGTAAAGTAATAATGGTCTTGACTGATTTCAATGTGCCTCCTTGTTCATATGAAAAAACTCCAATGAAAATCATTGGAGTTTTTTTGCTTATCTAAATTGAGCAATCTTTTCAAATGGAAGGCGGTATGAAGGGTAACCTTCTTTTGTACCTTTCCCAATTGAAAGAAGCATAACCGGTGCATAGCGCTCTTTATCAATACCAAATACGTCAGCGATTTGATCTTTTTCATAACCACCGATTGGGTTTGTTTCATATCCGTGTGCACGAGCAACAAGCATTAATTGCATTGTTACAAGACCAGCGTCAATTAGAGCTGTTTCTAAATTTACTTGATGAGGCATGTTATCGTAATATGCTTTAATTTTAGCAAGCTGCATATCTTTTACGTCTTGTGGCATATAACCGTGTGCAACCATTTGCTCGTAGATATGATCTACGTTTTCGTCTGCTTTGAGGTCACCAAAGATGGCGATCACTGCTGCAGATGTTTCAACTTGTTCTTGGTTAAAGCGTGCAAGTGGAGCAAGTTTTGCTTTTGCCTCAGGGCTATCAATTACAAGAAAGCGCCATGGCTGCATGTTTACAGAAGAAGGAGCAAGCGTTGCTTCCATAATGATTTCTTCCATTTCCTCACGGCTGATTTTTGCTTCTGGATCGTATACTTTTACGGAACGACGTCCTTTTACTACTTCATTAAAGTCATTTGACGGTTTGTTGATGTTCATAAGTTAATCTCTCCTTCATGTGTACTAAGATGACTATCAAACATTGAGGTGATAAGAAGGTCAAGACTCAATTTGAGATACATTGTCTATTATGCGATCTAACATGGATAAAAGGGTAGAACGCTCATCATTGCTAAAATCTTTCAGCATGTTTTCTAAAAATCGAGCTCGCTCACTTCGGTAAGAAAGAATCTGTTGACGACCTTTAGTCGTTAGTCTGACAAACGTAACGCGGTTGTCATCTGGATTTTTTCTCCTTGAAATCATTTCAATGCCCTCAAGGTGTTTTAAGTGTCTTGTGATGGCTGCACTATCAATTTTAACGTCTTTTTGAAGGGATGATTGACTAATTTCATCGACTTCATATAAGTGATGAAGCAAATCAAGTCGCGATTGTCCCATTCCCGTACAACGTTCAAATTTTTGAGTGACTTGTTTATTTAATTCATAAAAATGATATAAAATCGCCATTTCTTTAGAGCATGTATGGGACAACAATACCTCTCCTTTTAACTATCTAAAAGTTGACGAGTCAATAATTGACCTATCAATGATTGATCTATCAACTAATATAAAGAAGTGGCTGAAAAAAGTCAAGGATATGAATAATAGACAGAATATTTCGTTTTGAGAAAGCTATCGCAGTGGATAACATGTACGATTATTTTACTCACGATACAAGTCGTGTATACTTGTAATGAACTGTTAAAAGGACGGAGCTGACACGAATGAATACAACAATCGCAGATATTGCCAGGATTGCGGGTGTGGCAAAAAGTACGGTTTCCCGCTATTTGAACGGAGGGTCTGTAAGTGCAAAAACAAAAAAGAAAATTGAGCGAGTGATTTTAGAAACAGGCTATATCCCTAATTCGTTTGCACAAAGCTTAAAAGCCAAACGAACGAGTATGATTGGAACGATTGTGCCAAGGCTAGACTCCTATGCCACTTCAAGAACGCTAATGGGGATCGACGAAGGACTTCGTGAGATGAATTATCAAATGCTGATTGCGAATACCAACCTTAATCTTGAACGGGAAATTGAGAGCATCTATGACTTTTCAAGGCGCAAAGTAGCAGGAATTATGTTGCTTGCCACTCAAATTACGCCCCAGCATTTGAAGGCATTTCAAGAAGTTGAGTTGCCTCTTTTACTCATTGGGCAGCACTACGAAGGCATCCATAGTTTGGTTCATAACGATTATGAGGCAGGGATGAAGGTAGGACAACATATTGCTGAGATGGGCCACCGAAAAATTGCATTTTTAGGGGTATCAGAGAAAGATATCGCCGTCGGACAAGTACGCAAAGCAGGATTTCAACAAGCGTTTCTTGATTTGGAGAATACGGACATTCATTTTTTTGAAACGGGCTTTAGTATGGAGAGCGCTTTTGAGCTCACATCACGTATCATTGAAGAATTTTCGCCTACTATTATTGTAGGAGCAACAGATAACATCGCTCTCGGCGCTTTAAAAGCTGCAAATGCGAGGGGGTTACGTGTTCCAGACGAATTGTCCATTACGGGGTTTGGAGGATACGAGGTAACGAGCATTATGCATCCGGCTTTAACAACGATGAAGTATTTTTACAAAGATGCAGGGAAAGAAGCCGCAATGCACATGATTCGATTGGTAAATGAGGAGGAAGTACCTTTGCTAACGTATTCTCATTATCAATTACTCGAGCGTGATAGCGTATTGAATATGACGGTAAAATAAAACAAGCGCAGAGGGATATCCACTCTGCGCTTGTTCGTATTGTATCCCAAACTAAGCGTGCTGTGTAAGGGGAAGAGAAGCAGAGTTAATGGCCGAGTTGGGTCAATTCCATTTGGCGCATTTCATCCGTAAGAGCAGGCATTTTTTTAATTTCTTCGCGTAGACGCATTTTCTCTTCCTCGCTAAAAGTAAGGAAAAACGTTCGATTATAATGTGATAACCACCAAATAATGATCTCTTCACTAAGTTCTTGGATAAGCAGTTCGCTTGATTGGCGCGCTTTAATCGTGTAGTAGAGACAATCTCGTTTTGATGAGTGTTGAAAAAGCAATAAAAGCTGTTTTTTATGCATCACAGAGGAAGTATCAATGAACAAGTTCCAAAGCTGATGTGATAGTTTTTCGTTTGCGAACCGAATTAGATTTTTCGCTCCTTCCTTTGAAACGCTAGGAGAAGAATCAAGAAGAGCCTGTATGAATACGGTTTGATTAGAAGAATGTAGTCTACCGATTGAACGAACGGCTGCTTTTCGTACCTTTACTTTAGGGTGTAGAAGAAACGGTTCAATGAGTGGAATGCATGACGTTGTTCCGGTTTCACCAAGACCTAAAATAGCGGAAGCGGACGTTTCTTCATATGGTTGTTGCAACAAATAGCTGGTATAAAAAGTGTGGAAATCTTGACGATCAAATATCGAGCGTAAATAAAATCGGGCATATTCTCGAATAGAGGCGTGGCGATCGAGCAAAGCGTGTTCTAAGTATGCTTTTGCCTGATCTGCGAAGCGTTCCATAATGGTGTGCAAAGTTCGTCTTCGTAGAGGCATATACCGATGCACAGAGAGTAACTTGATCCATGTACTAACAAACGCTTGGTCATAATGGTTAAGAATTGCTTCACCTGCTCCAAGGGCGATAAGAGCATCGGTGTTTTGTAATGCACGTTTTAAAAACTCATCATCATATTGGTGGTGCTGAAGAAAAAAATGAAAACAAAAGCGTCTCGTAAACCGATCTTCATGATAGGTACCATTGTGTACAGCTGTTTGACATGCAGGTGATTGGAGTAACAATTCAATTTCCTCAATGATCATTTTATCCGTTAC includes:
- a CDS encoding nitroreductase family protein translates to MNINKPSNDFNEVVKGRRSVKVYDPEAKISREEMEEIIMEATLAPSSVNMQPWRFLVIDSPEAKAKLAPLARFNQEQVETSAAVIAIFGDLKADENVDHIYEQMVAHGYMPQDVKDMQLAKIKAYYDNMPHQVNLETALIDAGLVTMQLMLVARAHGYETNPIGGYEKDQIADVFGIDKERYAPVMLLSIGKGTKEGYPSYRLPFEKIAQFR
- a CDS encoding MarR family winged helix-turn-helix transcriptional regulator, with protein sequence MSHTCSKEMAILYHFYELNKQVTQKFERCTGMGQSRLDLLHHLYEVDEISQSSLQKDVKIDSAAITRHLKHLEGIEMISRRKNPDDNRVTFVRLTTKGRQQILSYRSERARFLENMLKDFSNDERSTLLSMLDRIIDNVSQIES
- a CDS encoding LacI family DNA-binding transcriptional regulator; translated protein: MNTTIADIARIAGVAKSTVSRYLNGGSVSAKTKKKIERVILETGYIPNSFAQSLKAKRTSMIGTIVPRLDSYATSRTLMGIDEGLREMNYQMLIANTNLNLEREIESIYDFSRRKVAGIMLLATQITPQHLKAFQEVELPLLLIGQHYEGIHSLVHNDYEAGMKVGQHIAEMGHRKIAFLGVSEKDIAVGQVRKAGFQQAFLDLENTDIHFFETGFSMESAFELTSRIIEEFSPTIIVGATDNIALGALKAANARGLRVPDELSITGFGGYEVTSIMHPALTTMKYFYKDAGKEAAMHMIRLVNEEEVPLLTYSHYQLLERDSVLNMTVK
- a CDS encoding HEAT repeat domain-containing protein; translated protein: MKPLSEEAHQIINQLYQKRALFFHSNHDKVELIQELQHEGNVRVIPFLLPFVFDRKDTIAQVTKRTIHYILAQSACKQWIELEQLIKEMNFYHKWSQTWDHLLPSHLSTFEIDNPADATILGLCSFHRNGYVREEAVKILSAQPQGQAIPFLLLRLNDYISATQKRALHGLRNNLRTELSPYFVDAIYLVDHLRNYPKVTDKMIIEEIELLLQSPACQTAVHNGTYHEDRFTRRFCFHFFLQHHQYDDEFLKRALQNTDALIALGAGEAILNHYDQAFVSTWIKLLSVHRYMPLRRRTLHTIMERFADQAKAYLEHALLDRHASIREYARFYLRSIFDRQDFHTFYTSYLLQQPYEETSASAILGLGETGTTSCIPLIEPFLLHPKVKVRKAAVRSIGRLHSSNQTVFIQALLDSSPSVSKEGAKNLIRFANEKLSHQLWNLFIDTSSVMHKKQLLLLFQHSSKRDCLYYTIKARQSSELLIQELSEEIIIWWLSHYNRTFFLTFSEEEKMRLREEIKKMPALTDEMRQMELTQLGH